One window of the Nicotiana tabacum cultivar K326 chromosome 4, ASM71507v2, whole genome shotgun sequence genome contains the following:
- the LOC107772262 gene encoding basic leucine zipper 23-like — translation MDDGELEFSNQEMLSSSNFGEFPDSGLMDSFFNEILKDTHACTHTHTCNPPGPDSTHTHTCYHVHTKIVPPLSEDKTASDDTAESAEGKRKKRPLGNREAVRKYREKKKARAASLEDEVVRLRAINQQLMKRLQGQAVLEAEIARLKCLLVDIRGRIEGEIGSFPYQKPMKSGDVYQNLVNPNLPGAYVMNPCNLQCDDRVYCLHPGSEGKSLDDTALDGQGFDNCEFETLQCLGNQISELKEGSGCELGSGAPTGNPSGRSKRKGTRAATAS, via the coding sequence atGGATGACGGGGAACTGGAATTTTCTAACCAAGAAATGTTGTCAAGTTCAAATTTTGGTGAATTTCCAGATAGTGGTTTGATGGACAGTTTCTTCAATGAAATTCTCAAGGATACACATGCCTGCACTCATACACACACCTGCAATCCACCTGGCCCTGATAGCACTCACACACATACATGTTATCATGTTCACACCAAAATAGTTCCTCCCCTGAGTGAGGATAAGACGGCAAGTGATGATACTGCTGAATCCGCagagggaaaaagaaagaaacgcCCTTTGGGTAATAGAGAAGCGGTTCGTAAGTACCGTGAGAAGAAGAAGGCTCGAGCTGCCTCATTAGAAGACGAAGTTGTCAGATTAAGGGCTATAAATCAGCAACTCATGAAAAGGCTGCAGGGTCAGGCTGTGTTGGAAGCTGAGATTGCAAGGCTCAAGTGCTTGCTTGTGGATATCCGTGGAAGAATTGAAGGTGAAATTGGATCTTTTCCATACCAGAAGCCTATGAAGAGTGGGGATGTTTATCAGAACCTTGTTAATCCTAATCTCCCTGGAGCATATGTGATGAACCCTTGCAACTTGCAATGTGATGATCGGGTTTACTGCCTCCACCCTGGATCAGAAGGTAAAAGCTTGGATGACACAGCATTAGATGGACAAGGCTTCGATAACTGTGAATTTGAGACTCTCCAATGTTTGGGTAATCAGATCTCTGAACTGAAGGAGGGTTCTGGCTGTGAATTGGGTAGTGGAGCCCCTACTGGAAACCCTTCTGGCAGGAGTAAAAGAAAAG